The Sorangiineae bacterium MSr11954 DNA segment TCTCTACCGCGACGTCCTGCACGCGATCGCGACGGGAGAAGTCCACGACGCGGCCGCGCTCGCGCGTGAAGCATTGAGCGCCGAAGAAGCACGAGGGCTGTCGTGAAACTGCGAGAGGGGGACGGCCCCATCTGGGCCCAGTTCGCGTCGGCGGCGTTGATGGGCCACCGCGCGAGCGAGAGCGAGCAGACCGGGTTTGCGAAGTCGGCAGGAGCGGCTCTCGAGGCTGCGCAGGATGCCGACGCTCTCGTGGAGCAGTGGAAGGAGCGCTTCGAGCCCGACGAGACGGAACCAACATCTGACGCGGATGTTTCGGCGGCCTTCCTGCTTCACCGCGCCAAAGGGCATACGAATATCGACAACGCGCACCTCATCTCTGAGCTCGCCCGTGAGCTCGTGATGGGGGAGCACGACGCGGCATTCCATCACGGAGAGCTCGACGATCTGTTCGAGCACATCGAAACCATGCGCGGCGGCGCACACGTCGATGCCGCCGCTTTGAAGAGGGGAGAAAGACGATGAACGACACGGACACGAAGAATCTGTACGCCGCGCTCGTAAAAGCCCAGACGGCCGCGCGTGCGGTCGGGAAGAACTCCACGAACAAGCACCACAACTATCAGTACGCCGCGATGGAAGACCTCATCGCAGAGGGCGGGCGCGCGCTCTCGAGCGCCGGCCTTGCGCTGTTCGCGCTCGGCTGGGGCTTCGTGCCTCCGGGGGTCGAAGGTTCGCACGCGCGGGTCCGAATCCAGTATCGCTTGGTGCATACGTCCGGAGAGTCGTTCAACTTCGCACCGGTCGATGTTCCGTCGATCCCTGGAAATGGGCGACCCGAGGACAAGGCAGAGGCGGCGGCGCGCACCTTCGCGCTCGGGTACTTCCTTCGCGATTTGCTCTTGATCCCCCGCGTCGACGAGCAAGTCGATACCCGCGACGACTCCCAGTACCAGCCCCCGCCTCCGCCGAAGCCGGGCCCCGCCAAGGTGCCCGCCAGCGAGCCGCCGCCTTCGCCGGCGCGCGAGTCGATTGCCGTCGTCGACGCAGTGGAGGCCGCGATGCGCGCCGCGAAGACGGACCCCGAGCTCGTCGATGCGTCCAAACCCGCCAAGCGGGCCTACGAGGACAAGAAAATCTCGAAGGCTCAATACGATGCGCTCGTTGCCGTGTTCATCGAGTGCCGCAAGGCCATTGCCACGGCGGCCTCGGAGAAGGCCGCGTGAATCCGACGTTTTCATCGCTCGAGCGCGGGGAAGCCTGCCCCGCGTCGCACGTGCTACCCCGCGTGCTCGTCACGCACGAGTGGACGGAGGTCGGCATCGAGATCCATGATTTTCTCCGCCTGGTCGCGCCGGACCCCGCATTTACGTCGCGCGCCCTCGCGCGCATCGCCGATGACGAACTGCGTGCGAGATGCGCCGCGATCGACTTGCCGACAGCGCTCGACCGGTTGATGAACGTGCGTGCCGAATGCGCGTACGCAATCGACCTCGAGACGGCATCGGTGCGCTTCCTGGGGCATAACCTCGAGCGCGCTTACACCAATCTCGCACCAAATGAGATCGCTGGGACCCTCGACGTCGATGCGGATCACGTCGACCGCACCCCGACCGCCGGTGACTGGAAAAGCGGTTTCAGTGAGCTCACGCCTGCGGAGGACAACCTGCAGATCGGCGTGGGTGCATACGCGGTCGCCAAAGCGCGCGGGGCGGATCGGGCGATCGGGCGTCTCTGGTTCATCGGCCAGGACGGGCGGATCCGCACCGACGAAGCCGAGTTCGACGCGCTCGACCTCGAGCACGTGCTCGACCGGACCCGCCACACCGTCCGACGGATCCGCGAAGCCGAAGCCCGCTACTCAGCGGGCGAGACGTTGACGGTGCACCGCGGTCCGTGGTGCACGTACTGCCCGGCGCGGCCGCACTGCCCAGCGATGATCGCCTTCGCCCGGGAGATGCTGCCGGCTCTCGAGCAAGACCGCGCCGCGCTGGAAATGCTCTTGCCCGATCAGCTCGGCGAAGTGTGGGAACGCGCGCGGCTTGCGGCGAAGATCGCCGAGGAGGTTATCGACTCGCTCAAGAAGTTCGCGGCGACCCACCCGATCCCTCTTCCGGATGGACGCAAGGAGGTCCGATCTCACCAGGGCAGCACGACGTGGGTGAACGGCCACCGTGCCCTCGAGATGCTCCGCGAGCGTGGCGCGAACGACGAGGAGCTCGCACCACTCATCGGCACGACGCGATACCCGGTGTTCTCAGCCAAACTTCGCCCGGGAGTCGGGCGAAGGAAGGCCTCGAAAACGAAGCCGGCGGAGGTAGACGGCCATGGGTGAATTTTCGTGCACGAGCATCTGCCCCATGTGCCTGACCGATTCGCTCGAGGAGGAGAAGATCTCCAAGAGCCAGACGATCGACGGCAAACGAATCGTTGGTCTGCTCGTGCAGCTCACGGGCGTTTACGCCGTGATCTGCATGCATTGCACAAGGGACATCCTCAACAAATTTCGGAGCTTGGGAGAAGGAAAATGAATGGATTCAATCGCGTGCACTTGTTGGGCAATCTCGCCGGAGATCCCGAGCTGAAAACGATTCCGAGCGGAACGTCGGTGCTCAAGCTGCGTATCGCGTGCTCCGAGAGCTACCTGGACGCGAGTAGCCACCGGCAAGAGCGGACGGAATGGGTGAACGTTTCGGTCTGGGGTAAGCGCGGCGAAGCGCTTGCCAAGATCCTGTCGAAGGGTGACCGCGTCTTCGTAGAGGGCTCGTTGCACACGAGCTCCTACGAGAAGGAGGGAGAGAAGCGCTATTTTACGGAGGTCAACGCGCGCGAGGTTGTCCTGAACGGCGCGCGGCGCAGTTCGGACGAGCCCGAACAAGCGCCCGCCCCCGCGCGGCGGCAATCGGCTTCACGAGCTGCCGAACCGCGGCGCGCGCCGCCCGCGCACGCCGACGACTACGGACGTGGCTTCGGGGGCGACGGGGACGTCCCGTTCTGATGAGCGGAGGGGGGACGATGAGTGAGCTGAAAGAGCTGCGCGAGACGATCGGACTCCGGGCGGTTTTCGCGCTCGGTGCGCGATACGACAAGAAGAGCGGCGGCCGTCGCTGGCTCCGCATGCATGAGGACTTCGGCATCTACGAGGCGTCCTGGGTGGACGTGCTGGAGCTCAACGTGCCGCATCGCCTGCACGCGTTCTCGCAAGATCTCTACGCCGCAATCGAGCAGCTCGTAGGGCATCTGCGCGATCGGACGGGTATCCCGTCGCCATTCACGTCGACATCGCGCGGCCCAGTGCGACGGTGAACGCCTCGACGTCGCGACGGCGCACCGCCGTGATGACGTCCTTGTGGTGCCCGCGAAGCCACGAAACGAGTCCGATGGCGGCTTCATCGAGCGAGCCGTAGACCCGGAATCTCGTCAACGGGTGGCGAGGCAGGTACCGAACCATCAACGTCGACGAGATTTCGTCGAAGCCGGCGGCGAACTCGCACGGTTCAGCGGGCGTCGAGTGCGCAACGGCGCGCTCGGCGTCCCCCCGAACCATTGGCACCAGCGTCTCGCGGTACGTGTGCGGACCATGCCCCGTGGATCGGATCTCCAGCAGGTTCCAATTCCAGTGGCACGTTTTGGAGCACGTTGTCTGCACCAAGATCGCGAGTGCACACGACGGAATGTCCTCGTGCATGCAATGACGCCATGCGCGAACAATCGCCGCTCGCAGCTCGTCGCGGTCTACGACGGTGCGCTCTGGTGCCACGTATTCACCGTGGAGCTTGATGACATCTCCCTCACCCCTGCCGATCTCTTGTGTGATGCTCATTTGACGACCACCCCGACATTGCTGGGCACGCTAAAGCAACGGCCTTTTTCCCGCTTCATCGTGCATGGCACATATCTTCGCCGGGCAACATGCGTTGTCAATTGATGACCAAATTTTTACCAAATTTTTTGAAAAACCTAGGCAAAGTTGTTTCGCAAAAAATTTGGCCGTACCCTCGAGGGTCCCCATGGCGATTGCGCAACTTTCCCCAGAGCTGCGGCGTGTCGTTTGGGCAGCGTTGAGCGATCTAAAAAAAGATCTGCGGACGCAGAAGAGAGTGGCAGAAGCCCTTAGGATT contains these protein-coding regions:
- a CDS encoding ERF family protein yields the protein MNDTDTKNLYAALVKAQTAARAVGKNSTNKHHNYQYAAMEDLIAEGGRALSSAGLALFALGWGFVPPGVEGSHARVRIQYRLVHTSGESFNFAPVDVPSIPGNGRPEDKAEAAARTFALGYFLRDLLLIPRVDEQVDTRDDSQYQPPPPPKPGPAKVPASEPPPSPARESIAVVDAVEAAMRAAKTDPELVDASKPAKRAYEDKKISKAQYDALVAVFIECRKAIATAASEKAA
- a CDS encoding PD-(D/E)XK nuclease family protein, encoding MNPTFSSLERGEACPASHVLPRVLVTHEWTEVGIEIHDFLRLVAPDPAFTSRALARIADDELRARCAAIDLPTALDRLMNVRAECAYAIDLETASVRFLGHNLERAYTNLAPNEIAGTLDVDADHVDRTPTAGDWKSGFSELTPAEDNLQIGVGAYAVAKARGADRAIGRLWFIGQDGRIRTDEAEFDALDLEHVLDRTRHTVRRIREAEARYSAGETLTVHRGPWCTYCPARPHCPAMIAFAREMLPALEQDRAALEMLLPDQLGEVWERARLAAKIAEEVIDSLKKFAATHPIPLPDGRKEVRSHQGSTTWVNGHRALEMLRERGANDEELAPLIGTTRYPVFSAKLRPGVGRRKASKTKPAEVDGHG
- the ssb gene encoding single-stranded DNA-binding protein — protein: MNGFNRVHLLGNLAGDPELKTIPSGTSVLKLRIACSESYLDASSHRQERTEWVNVSVWGKRGEALAKILSKGDRVFVEGSLHTSSYEKEGEKRYFTEVNAREVVLNGARRSSDEPEQAPAPARRQSASRAAEPRRAPPAHADDYGRGFGGDGDVPF